The stretch of DNA TAAAAAATCTAGCTAAAAAGTAGATAAAAAATCTATTTTTAAGTTAGATTTTTTTTGTAAATTAAGAGGTATAAAAAATAAGTAAAAATTAAGAAAAATTTTAAAAAATCTATTTATTAAACAAGATTAAAGTAGTATTATATTATAAGTAGTTATATGAATTATAATTCAAAATGAAAAGGGGATGAGTAAATGGCAAAAGGAACTACAAATTTAGGAAAAGATTCAGTAGGGAAATTATTATTTAAATTAGCTTTGCCAGCTATTATAGCTCAACTTGTTAATGTATTATACAACATAGTTGATAGAATATTTATAGGAAGAATACCAAATGGGGATTTAGCTATGGCTGGTGTTGGAGTAGCATTCCCAATAATAATGATAATATCAGCAGTTAGTGCACTTGTAGGAATGGGAGGAGCTCCTTTAGCAGCCATAAAAATGGGTGAAGATGATAATGATGGAGCAGAAAAAATAATTAGTAATAGTTTTACTATGTTAATAGTTCTTGGAGCTTTATTAACAGTAGGATTTTTGATATTCAAAGAGCCTATACTTTGGGCTTTTGGAGCAAGTGAAGCAACTATTGGTTTTTCTAATAATTATTTAACGTTATATTTAATAGGAACAGTATTTGTTCAAATAGCATTAGGGATGAATCCATTTATTAATACACAAGGTTTTGCAAAAACAGGTATGATAACTGTAATGATAGGTGCAGTTATAAATATAATATTAGATCCTATTCTTATATTTGGTTTTGATATGGGGGTTAAAGGTGCAGCTTTAGCAACAATATTAGCTCAAATAATTTCTGCAATATGGGTGTTATTCTTCCTATTTGGTAAGAAGAGTACAATTAAGATAAGAAAGAAATATTTAATACCAGATGTAAAAATAGTAGGTTCAATTGTAGCTTTAGGTATTTCACCATTTATAATGCAAGCTACTGAAAGTTTGGTGTTAATAACATTAAATAATAAGTTATTTATGTATGGAAGTGATTTAGCAGTTGGAGCTATGACTATAATGAGTAGTATTATGCAAATAGTAATTCTCCCATTAATGGGATTATCTCAGGGAGCACAACCTATTATAAGTTATAATTATGGTGCAAAGAATCATGATAGAGTAAAAAAGATATTTAAAATGTTACTTATTAGTTGTTTAATATACACAGGTGTAATGTGGGCTTTATTAATGATATTCCCACAAGTATTTGTAGGAATATTTAATAATAAACCAGAACTTGTAGAAATTACTTCATGGAGTATAAGAATTTACTTTGCAGGTATCTTTATGTTTGGGGCTCAAATAGCTTGTCAACAAACTTTCCTTGCACTAGGGCAAGCAAAAATATCTTTAATGTTAGCATTACTTAGAAAGGTAATACTTTTAATTCCATTTATCTTTATATTACCAGTATTCTTTAGTAATAAATTAATGGGAGTATTAATGGCAGA from Clostridium chauvoei encodes:
- a CDS encoding MATE family efflux transporter — its product is MAKGTTNLGKDSVGKLLFKLALPAIIAQLVNVLYNIVDRIFIGRIPNGDLAMAGVGVAFPIIMIISAVSALVGMGGAPLAAIKMGEDDNDGAEKIISNSFTMLIVLGALLTVGFLIFKEPILWAFGASEATIGFSNNYLTLYLIGTVFVQIALGMNPFINTQGFAKTGMITVMIGAVINIILDPILIFGFDMGVKGAALATILAQIISAIWVLFFLFGKKSTIKIRKKYLIPDVKIVGSIVALGISPFIMQATESLVLITLNNKLFMYGSDLAVGAMTIMSSIMQIVILPLMGLSQGAQPIISYNYGAKNHDRVKKIFKMLLISCLIYTGVMWALLMIFPQVFVGIFNNKPELVEITSWSIRIYFAGIFMFGAQIACQQTFLALGQAKISLMLALLRKVILLIPFIFILPVFFSNKLMGVLMAEPFADVIAALVTITCFIIFYRNTFKEGKIGLNE